In Meiothermus ruber DSM 1279, the following proteins share a genomic window:
- a CDS encoding NAD(P)/FAD-dependent oxidoreductase, which produces MVETREQPFFVHSRNRLHHKILIIGGGTAGLTVAAQLRRKGESDIAVIEPSSRHYYQAAWTLVGAGTYNPDATVRDEETLIPKGVKWIQDYAEEIDPYQRTVTTRSNQQIGYDFLVVASGIQLDWHKIAGLEETLGQNSVSSNYRFDLAPKTWSFLQQFRGGTALFTAPSTPVKCGGAPQKVMYLTADYVRRKGLAGGTQVIFGSAGTTIFAVPEVKSVLDKVVERYSIQTQFHHELVAVDGSKKEATFEYTLNHPQVKANPGAPRPRVTIPFDFLHVVPPQSAPDFIKQSPLADPSTPLGWVEVDKHTLQHVRFPNVFSLGDSSNLPTSKTGAAVRKQAPVLVENLLQAIRGQNPKAKYDGYTSCPLVTAYGKMFLAEFLYDNRWHPTLPINTQKERYDMWLLKKHVLPVMYWQFMLKGLA; this is translated from the coding sequence ATGGTTGAAACCCGGGAACAGCCTTTTTTTGTTCATTCCAGGAATAGATTACACCATAAAATCCTGATCATCGGAGGGGGCACGGCCGGATTAACCGTGGCAGCACAGCTTCGCCGCAAAGGGGAGTCGGACATCGCGGTTATCGAACCCTCGAGCCGGCATTACTACCAGGCCGCCTGGACGCTGGTTGGAGCCGGTACCTACAACCCCGACGCCACGGTTCGAGACGAGGAAACCCTGATACCCAAGGGCGTGAAATGGATTCAGGATTATGCCGAGGAAATAGACCCCTACCAGCGAACTGTCACCACGAGAAGCAACCAGCAAATCGGCTACGACTTCCTGGTTGTAGCATCGGGCATTCAGCTCGACTGGCATAAGATAGCTGGACTGGAAGAAACCCTAGGCCAAAACAGCGTTAGCAGCAACTACCGCTTCGACCTGGCACCCAAAACCTGGTCATTTTTACAGCAATTTAGGGGTGGTACTGCGCTGTTTACCGCTCCCAGCACCCCAGTCAAGTGTGGCGGAGCGCCACAAAAAGTTATGTACTTAACCGCCGACTATGTGCGGCGCAAAGGACTGGCCGGGGGTACCCAGGTGATTTTTGGTTCTGCTGGCACCACCATTTTTGCTGTGCCAGAGGTCAAATCAGTTCTGGACAAAGTAGTCGAACGTTACAGCATTCAAACACAGTTCCACCACGAACTCGTAGCAGTAGATGGCTCCAAAAAAGAAGCCACCTTCGAGTACACCCTCAACCATCCCCAGGTCAAGGCCAATCCGGGCGCTCCCAGACCCAGGGTCACCATCCCATTTGATTTTTTACATGTGGTTCCTCCACAAAGTGCGCCCGACTTCATCAAGCAAAGCCCCTTGGCGGATCCCAGCACACCCTTGGGATGGGTTGAGGTAGACAAGCATACGCTTCAGCACGTGCGTTTTCCCAACGTGTTTAGCCTGGGCGATTCCAGTAATCTGCCCACCTCCAAGACCGGCGCCGCGGTGCGTAAGCAAGCGCCGGTGCTGGTGGAAAACCTACTACAGGCAATCAGGGGTCAAAACCCCAAGGCTAAGTACGACGGTTATACTTCCTGCCCACTCGTAACGGCCTATGGCAAGATGTTTTTAGCCGAGTTCCTCTACGACAACCGCTGGCACCCCACCCTACCCATCAACACCCAAAAGGAACGCTACGACATGTGGTTGCTCAAGAAGCACGTGCTACCAGTCATGTACTGGCAGTTCATGCTGAAAGGCCTGGCATGA
- a CDS encoding MBL fold metallo-hydrolase: MLFKHIYEEGLAQGSYFIGCQSQGTAIVVDPRRDIQVYLDEAQKNGMKIVAVAETHIHADYLSGARELAKATGARLYLSDEGDENWKYRGLEGFDYQLVRDGDQIRLGNITLTVVHTPGHTPEHISFLVQDGAAASEPGFFLTGDFVFVGDIGRPDLLEEAAGLLGTAEPGARRMFRSLKEKFLTLPDYVQVWPGHGAGSACGKGLGAVASTTVGYERRFAWWADYLRTGDEEGFVKALLSGQPEAPYYFAQMKRLNRDGMPILGDLSIPHQLTPEQFQQKLSEGALLVDTRDKLAFAGGHLKGAINIPAGKNFSTWAGWLLPYDRDLVLLASPERVGELVKQLIRIGLDRVVGYIPGLEGYAQGELETVPQVTAAQAKALWEKGEATILDVRGADEYLAGHIPGAQNIHAGRVMNNLNRIPKDKPVVVHCLGGDRSSTAISALMGAGFSNLVNLTGGIRAWQQEGFPIEKGPSREMVNA; encoded by the coding sequence ATGCTCTTCAAACACATCTACGAGGAAGGACTCGCACAGGGCAGCTACTTTATCGGCTGTCAATCGCAGGGCACCGCTATCGTAGTAGACCCCCGGCGCGACATCCAGGTCTACCTGGACGAGGCCCAGAAGAACGGCATGAAGATTGTGGCCGTGGCCGAGACCCACATCCACGCCGACTACCTCTCGGGCGCCCGCGAGCTGGCCAAAGCCACCGGGGCCCGGCTCTACCTGAGCGATGAGGGCGACGAAAACTGGAAGTACAGGGGCCTCGAGGGTTTCGACTACCAGCTCGTGCGGGATGGTGACCAGATCCGGCTGGGCAACATCACCCTCACGGTGGTGCACACCCCCGGCCACACCCCCGAGCACATCAGCTTTCTGGTGCAGGACGGGGCCGCCGCCAGCGAGCCCGGCTTCTTCCTGACCGGCGACTTTGTGTTTGTGGGGGATATTGGCCGTCCCGACCTGCTGGAAGAGGCCGCCGGCCTCCTAGGCACCGCCGAACCCGGCGCCCGGCGCATGTTCAGAAGCCTGAAGGAAAAATTCCTCACCCTGCCCGACTATGTACAGGTCTGGCCGGGCCACGGCGCGGGTAGCGCCTGCGGGAAGGGTCTGGGGGCTGTTGCTAGCACCACGGTGGGCTATGAGCGCCGCTTTGCCTGGTGGGCCGACTACCTGCGCACGGGCGACGAGGAAGGCTTTGTGAAGGCCCTGCTCTCGGGCCAGCCCGAAGCCCCTTACTACTTTGCTCAGATGAAGCGGCTCAACCGCGACGGGATGCCCATCCTGGGCGACCTGTCCATACCCCACCAGCTCACCCCCGAGCAGTTCCAGCAGAAGTTGAGCGAAGGAGCCTTGCTGGTGGATACCCGTGACAAGCTGGCCTTCGCCGGAGGGCACCTGAAGGGGGCCATCAACATCCCGGCGGGCAAGAACTTCAGCACCTGGGCGGGCTGGCTGCTGCCTTACGACCGCGACCTGGTGCTGCTGGCCAGCCCTGAACGGGTGGGCGAGCTGGTCAAGCAGCTCATTCGCATCGGGCTGGATCGGGTGGTGGGGTATATTCCGGGCCTCGAGGGCTACGCACAGGGTGAGCTCGAGACCGTTCCTCAGGTCACCGCAGCCCAGGCCAAAGCCCTGTGGGAAAAGGGCGAGGCCACCATTCTGGACGTGCGCGGGGCCGACGAGTACCTGGCCGGCCACATCCCTGGGGCCCAGAACATCCACGCCGGGCGGGTGATGAACAACCTGAACCGCATCCCCAAGGACAAGCCGGTGGTGGTGCACTGCCTGGGTGGCGACCGTTCGTCCACGGCCATTAGCGCACTGATGGGCGCGGGCTTTAGCAACCTGGTCAACCTCACCGGCGGCATCCGGGCCTGGCAGCAGGAGGGCTTCCCCATTGAGAAAGGCCCTTCCCGTGAGATGGTAAATGCCTAG